From the Cherax quadricarinatus isolate ZL_2023a unplaced genomic scaffold, ASM3850222v1 Contig66, whole genome shotgun sequence genome, one window contains:
- the LOC128701066 gene encoding cuticular protein 47Eg yields MKCLVVVLLGLVALVVARPDTLLDLDDIQHDQSIDDDTVFTGSYSWTSPEGVKYFVKYIADDDGYRVLESNAVPATADGVSANGAQGSFRSSEEFDDRR; encoded by the exons GTAGTCGTCCTCCTGGGTCTGGTCGCCCTGGTCGTCGCTCGCCCCGACACACTCCTCGACCTGGACGACATCCAGCACGACCAGTCCATCGATGACGACACAGTCTTCACTGGGTCGTACAG CTGGACCTCTCCAGAAGGCGTCAAGTACTTCGTGAAGTACATCGCTGACGATGACGGTTACAGAGTCTTGGAGTCTAACGCTGTGCCAGCCACTGCTGATGGTGTGTCAGCCAACGGCGCCCAGGGATCCTTCCGTTCCTCTGAGGAGTTTGATGACAGGAGATAA